One Fibrobacter sp. UWB16 DNA window includes the following coding sequences:
- a CDS encoding GNAT family N-acetyltransferase, which yields MKKYNIRTEQPRDFKIVENLTREAFWNVYRPGCVEHFVLHHYRNDPSFIPELSLVMEVDGQIIGHVMYAWSKIDADDGRKIRMMTFGPISIHPNYKRQGYGKALLDYSMELARQMGAGCLLIVGNIGFYGKSGFVPAYVKGIRYADDPNSDAPYFLCKELDEGFLDGVTGSYKDPEGYFVTERMPEEFEKYEASFPPKEKLVLPGQL from the coding sequence ATGAAAAAATACAATATCCGCACGGAACAACCGCGCGACTTTAAAATCGTCGAAAATCTCACCCGAGAAGCATTCTGGAACGTTTACCGTCCCGGCTGCGTGGAGCATTTTGTCCTCCACCATTACAGGAACGACCCAAGCTTTATCCCGGAACTCTCGCTCGTCATGGAAGTTGACGGACAAATTATCGGACACGTAATGTATGCGTGGTCGAAAATCGACGCCGACGACGGACGCAAAATCCGCATGATGACCTTCGGGCCCATCAGCATCCATCCGAACTACAAGCGACAGGGATACGGCAAGGCGCTCCTCGACTATTCCATGGAACTCGCCCGCCAAATGGGCGCAGGTTGCCTGCTCATCGTCGGAAACATCGGATTCTACGGCAAGAGCGGATTTGTCCCCGCTTACGTCAAGGGCATCCGCTACGCCGACGACCCGAACAGCGACGCACCGTACTTTTTGTGCAAGGAACTCGACGAGGGGTTCTTGGACGGAGTGACAGGCTCGTACAAAGACCCCGAAGGCTACTTCGTGACCGAGCGAATGCCCGAAGAATTCGAGAAGTACGAGGCTAGCTTTCCACCTAAGGAAAAGCTAGTACTCCCCGGACAATTGTAA
- a CDS encoding glycosyltransferase family 4 protein, whose product MHPAAGGAEKHLHRIFGKIVEMGHTVVLFTTTFPGAKEREVVDGIQVIRKGGDLMFQLTVALNLKKLDREFNFDVVVEDLNKLPVFAHWFVRKPLLVQMHHLWRKSIFAEAIFPIAFMVWFFERIIPFFYRTQNFVVVSPSTKKELAEIGVDESRISVIYNGSEMPPVAAQFRGGSCESNENVPMQDNALKNARAPYFIWLSRVHRYKGIWTALEAFEIFSKSHPEVQLKIVGGGPLLKKLPAWIKSHGLDGKVELTGFVPAARKYELLSSSLALLQTSYKEGWGLTVMEAAQLCKTTIASDVPGLCDSVRDGETGILFPSGDAAACALAMEKIYGDAGLRAALGQNAKRYALTFSWENSARETLELLERTIERSVRK is encoded by the coding sequence ATGCATCCGGCTGCCGGCGGCGCCGAAAAGCATTTGCATCGCATTTTCGGAAAGATTGTAGAAATGGGCCACACGGTGGTCCTGTTTACGACGACATTTCCGGGAGCCAAAGAACGCGAAGTTGTCGATGGAATTCAGGTCATCCGCAAGGGTGGCGATTTGATGTTCCAGCTCACGGTGGCGCTGAATCTGAAAAAGCTTGACCGCGAATTCAACTTTGACGTTGTTGTTGAAGATTTGAACAAGTTACCGGTCTTTGCCCACTGGTTCGTCCGCAAGCCGCTCCTGGTGCAGATGCATCACTTGTGGCGGAAGTCGATTTTTGCTGAAGCGATTTTCCCGATTGCGTTTATGGTCTGGTTCTTTGAGCGGATTATTCCGTTCTTTTACCGCACGCAGAATTTTGTAGTGGTGAGTCCGAGTACCAAGAAAGAACTTGCCGAAATTGGCGTGGACGAAAGCCGAATTTCCGTGATTTATAACGGGTCGGAAATGCCTCCGGTTGCCGCGCAGTTCCGTGGCGGTTCTTGCGAATCAAACGAAAATGTGCCGATGCAGGACAATGCGTTGAAAAACGCGCGGGCTCCGTATTTCATCTGGCTTTCGCGTGTGCATCGTTACAAGGGAATTTGGACGGCGCTTGAGGCGTTTGAAATTTTTTCGAAGTCGCATCCCGAAGTCCAGTTGAAAATTGTGGGCGGTGGTCCGCTTTTGAAAAAGCTTCCGGCCTGGATTAAATCGCATGGCCTAGATGGCAAGGTGGAACTGACGGGTTTTGTGCCTGCCGCTCGCAAGTACGAACTGCTTTCGTCTTCGCTTGCGTTGTTGCAGACGAGCTACAAGGAAGGCTGGGGCCTCACGGTGATGGAAGCGGCGCAGCTCTGCAAGACGACGATTGCGTCGGATGTGCCGGGACTCTGCGATAGCGTCCGTGACGGCGAGACGGGGATTTTGTTCCCGTCGGGAGATGCGGCCGCGTGTGCATTGGCAATGGAAAAAATTTATGGCGATGCAGGATTGCGCGCGGCTCTTGGTCAGAATGCAAAACGTTATGCGCTTACGTTCAGCTGGGAAAATTCTGCTCGCGAAACGTTGGAACTGTTGGAACGTACGATCGAAAGGAGCGTACGAAAATGA
- the putP gene encoding sodium/proline symporter PutP, translating to MTIVVFILYLLMMLGIGAYFSRKANSLNAYYLGNRGMNKWVVAMSAQASDMSGWMLMGLPGAVFVSGFSEAWIGIGLVVGTYFNWKIVGRRLRKYSHFCGDSITLPDFFSNRFRDNKGIIRVIASIFILAFFLFYTVSGFVASAKLFSTIFGMDYTTGLILGAIVVVSYTFMGGFFAVCWTDFIQASMMLIAVLVIPLMIMSGSGGFASTMDAVNAQNPYLMSLFTNATTGKSIGLIALISSLSWGLGYFGMPHILVRFMSIKNAEEIKDSRRIAMTWVIICLAAVVMIALLGRYYVTAHGITVDDPERIFMILCQALCHPAIAAILMAAILAAIMSTADSQLLVSASAFSNDLYKHLFRKNASNKEVMWVSRGVVVVITLIAVIVAMQGAPSADGVKHGKSFLDVVMSLVSFAWGGFGATFGPIMLLALFWKRTTLPAAVAGMLVGGLTTFIWKFYLSGFSAEIFQIYELVPGFILSFVTIVVVSLLTKEPSAEIQLEFDRVESTRLSDIKL from the coding sequence ATGACGATTGTCGTCTTTATCCTTTATTTGCTGATGATGCTTGGCATCGGAGCGTATTTCTCTCGCAAGGCGAACAGCCTGAACGCCTATTACCTCGGTAACCGCGGCATGAACAAGTGGGTGGTCGCCATGTCCGCCCAGGCGTCCGACATGAGCGGCTGGATGCTGATGGGCCTTCCGGGCGCCGTGTTCGTGAGCGGTTTTTCCGAAGCTTGGATCGGTATCGGCCTTGTGGTCGGTACGTACTTCAACTGGAAAATCGTCGGTCGCAGGCTCCGCAAGTACAGCCATTTCTGCGGCGACTCGATTACTCTCCCGGACTTTTTCTCGAACCGTTTCCGCGATAACAAGGGCATCATCCGCGTCATCGCCTCGATTTTCATTTTGGCCTTCTTCCTTTTCTATACGGTCTCGGGCTTTGTCGCTAGCGCAAAACTCTTCAGCACCATCTTTGGTATGGATTACACCACGGGTCTCATTCTCGGTGCCATCGTGGTGGTGAGCTACACGTTCATGGGCGGCTTTTTTGCCGTGTGCTGGACTGACTTTATCCAGGCTTCTATGATGCTGATTGCCGTCCTCGTGATTCCTCTGATGATCATGAGCGGCTCTGGCGGCTTTGCCTCGACGATGGATGCTGTGAACGCTCAGAACCCGTACTTGATGAGCCTTTTCACGAACGCTACGACGGGCAAGTCCATTGGCCTTATCGCGCTGATTTCTAGCCTCTCTTGGGGCCTTGGCTACTTTGGCATGCCGCACATCCTCGTGCGCTTCATGTCCATCAAGAACGCCGAAGAAATCAAGGATTCTCGCCGTATCGCTATGACTTGGGTGATTATCTGCCTTGCCGCTGTCGTGATGATTGCTCTCCTCGGTCGCTATTACGTGACGGCTCATGGCATCACCGTTGATGACCCGGAACGCATTTTCATGATTCTCTGCCAGGCACTTTGCCATCCGGCGATTGCCGCTATCCTCATGGCTGCCATTCTCGCTGCTATCATGAGTACTGCTGACTCCCAGCTTCTGGTTTCTGCTTCCGCTTTCAGTAACGACCTTTACAAGCACCTGTTCCGCAAGAACGCAAGCAACAAGGAAGTGATGTGGGTTAGCCGTGGCGTGGTCGTGGTGATTACGCTTATTGCCGTGATTGTCGCTATGCAGGGCGCTCCGAGTGCCGATGGCGTGAAGCATGGCAAAAGCTTCCTTGACGTGGTGATGAGCCTCGTGAGCTTTGCCTGGGGCGGTTTCGGTGCAACGTTTGGCCCGATTATGTTGCTCGCCCTCTTCTGGAAGCGCACGACGCTCCCGGCTGCTGTTGCGGGTATGCTCGTGGGTGGCCTTACGACGTTTATCTGGAAGTTCTACCTCTCCGGCTTCTCTGCTGAAATCTTCCAGATTTACGAACTCGTGCCGGGCTTTATCCTCTCCTTCGTGACGATCGTCGTCGTGAGCCTTTTGACCAAGGAACCCTCTGCCGAAATCCAGCTGGAATTTGACCGCGTGGAAAGCACGAGACTTTCTGACATTAAACTATAA
- a CDS encoding RNA polymerase sigma factor RpoD/SigA — protein sequence MHIDSTDTTLKRYLEDIRRTAPLSREEEQILFQKAKEGDKIARKKLISANMRFVLKVAIQYRGCPIPLPDLVSEGAMGLVRAIESFEHTRGLKFISYGVWWIKAYITRAINEQGNLIRLPANQHLRVRKALHEQSRGKEINEEIRELIQIGQRGVSFDSPLKADSKATYAEVLPDSGASNPEADSEIQSVEALARDLMEQLPEREARVITGIFGINQEAPQTLREVGESMNISHERVRQLRDQALRRIRKYNSKDFLQEKKDAFLAAINK from the coding sequence ATGCATATTGATTCTACCGATACTACTCTCAAAAGATACCTAGAAGATATTCGTCGCACTGCACCTCTCTCCCGCGAAGAAGAACAGATTCTATTCCAGAAAGCTAAAGAAGGCGACAAAATCGCCCGTAAAAAGCTGATTTCCGCAAACATGCGCTTTGTTTTGAAGGTCGCCATTCAGTACCGTGGCTGCCCGATTCCGCTTCCGGACTTGGTCAGTGAAGGCGCAATGGGCCTCGTACGCGCTATTGAATCGTTCGAACATACCCGTGGTCTTAAATTCATCAGTTACGGCGTTTGGTGGATCAAGGCATACATTACTCGCGCTATTAACGAACAGGGCAACCTCATCCGCTTGCCGGCAAACCAGCACCTCCGCGTGCGTAAGGCTTTGCACGAACAATCCCGCGGTAAGGAAATCAACGAAGAAATCCGTGAATTGATTCAGATCGGTCAGCGCGGCGTTTCGTTCGACAGCCCGCTCAAGGCAGACTCCAAGGCTACTTACGCCGAAGTTCTCCCGGACAGTGGCGCATCGAACCCGGAAGCCGATTCCGAAATCCAGAGCGTCGAAGCTTTGGCCCGCGACCTCATGGAACAGCTCCCGGAACGTGAAGCCCGAGTCATCACCGGCATTTTCGGCATCAACCAGGAAGCACCGCAGACTCTCCGCGAAGTGGGCGAATCCATGAACATCTCCCACGAACGTGTGCGTCAGTTGCGCGACCAGGCTCTCCGCCGCATCCGCAAGTACAACAGTAAGGACTTCTTGCAAGAAAAGAAGGACGCATTCTTGGCCGCTATCAACAAGTAG
- a CDS encoding coproporphyrinogen-III oxidase family protein encodes MFGIYIHVPFCAKICDYCDFRVMPANARLFEEYAGLLEREIRAFTAAHPVSHSASSQNVLSQARTLYLGGGTPSILPSACLERIFAVLASCGVRVDALDEVSMEFNPESCTEESVQTALSCGVRRFSLGLQTFSQTLLDRIGRRHTVERGFEALRLLTSLPQAKVSADLMFDLPGQSVDSFLSDVDCLSDFPLGHLSFYGLNVGERTLLGGRVSRGEEKIDESLYEPMYLGSVEILEKKGFARYEVSNFAKPGDESLHNMNYWNRGEYIGFGPGAHSYFGGRRFCAPEMYPRWRDYVNAGCPDASLTYDDLDKDDILTERVWLSLRQRSGLDLNALAADGISVSPEGYEQWVKKGFATLDGGILKLVGRGWIFMDSVVTDVLNACR; translated from the coding sequence ATGTTCGGTATTTATATTCACGTTCCGTTTTGCGCAAAAATTTGCGATTATTGCGACTTCCGCGTGATGCCTGCGAATGCTCGGCTTTTCGAGGAATATGCAGGCTTGTTGGAGCGTGAAATCCGTGCTTTTACGGCGGCGCATCCTGTATCGCATTCGGCATCATCCCAAAACGTTCTTTCGCAAGCGCGAACGCTTTATCTCGGTGGCGGGACGCCTTCGATTTTGCCAAGCGCATGCCTGGAACGGATTTTTGCGGTGCTTGCGTCGTGTGGCGTTCGCGTAGATGCGCTTGACGAAGTTTCGATGGAATTCAACCCGGAATCGTGTACCGAAGAATCTGTGCAAACGGCGCTCTCGTGCGGCGTGCGCCGCTTTAGCCTTGGACTTCAAACGTTTTCGCAAACGCTCTTGGACCGCATTGGCCGCAGGCACACGGTAGAACGCGGCTTTGAAGCTTTGCGTTTGTTAACTTCGCTTCCGCAGGCGAAAGTCTCGGCAGATCTGATGTTTGATTTGCCGGGGCAATCGGTCGATTCTTTCTTAAGTGATGTGGACTGCTTGTCGGATTTTCCGCTTGGGCACTTGAGCTTTTATGGATTGAATGTGGGCGAGAGGACGCTTTTGGGCGGTCGCGTGTCTCGTGGCGAAGAAAAAATTGACGAGAGTTTGTACGAGCCGATGTATCTCGGGAGCGTCGAAATTCTTGAGAAAAAGGGCTTCGCGCGTTATGAGGTCTCGAATTTTGCAAAGCCTGGCGACGAAAGCTTGCATAACATGAACTACTGGAATCGCGGTGAGTACATTGGCTTTGGGCCGGGAGCGCATAGCTATTTTGGCGGTCGCCGTTTCTGCGCTCCGGAAATGTATCCGCGATGGCGCGATTACGTGAATGCGGGTTGCCCTGATGCATCGCTGACTTACGACGATCTTGATAAAGATGACATCCTGACGGAGCGCGTATGGCTCTCACTGCGCCAACGCTCTGGTCTCGACCTGAATGCGCTTGCTGCTGACGGAATTTCTGTTTCGCCGGAAGGCTATGAACAATGGGTCAAGAAAGGTTTCGCAACGCTCGATGGCGGAATCTTAAAACTTGTCGGCCGTGGCTGGATTTTCATGGACAGCGTTGTGACTGATGTGCTGAACGCCTGCCGATAG
- a CDS encoding lysylphosphatidylglycerol synthase transmembrane domain-containing protein produces the protein MKLNPKLKSVIVFCLKLVVTLVPAYFVYRNIVSDPEWDVGDLYNLFKKNSVFPLVLALLCLAVSNFTACLQWKLLLEKQGVRLKYGRLLKLYHVGLFFNNFMPGNVGGDVKKVYDIRMQGGQDTVGAGFTATVFDRLFGLFFITLFALGVGALFFIHDPEQRAFMWPSVWIFLGFCVMFAGLLSRRIGRFFCRMAGKVLPEKFETRLLRMFDRFQKFRSKKLWINIICLSMVTQSLRIFVHFFCGIAVGVNLSMSWYFYYIPLVAIVSALPISIGGFGPREFLAQSLFARAGVPGLESVVIQLLAYFVSLILSLFGAVAFLVGQKPVPAEPAKNAQ, from the coding sequence ATGAAGTTGAATCCGAAGCTCAAGTCGGTCATTGTTTTTTGCTTAAAGCTGGTGGTGACGCTCGTTCCCGCTTACTTTGTCTATCGTAACATTGTGAGCGACCCGGAATGGGATGTTGGCGACCTCTATAACTTGTTCAAGAAAAACAGCGTTTTCCCGCTTGTGCTTGCACTCCTTTGTCTCGCGGTTTCGAACTTTACCGCTTGCCTCCAGTGGAAGCTCTTGCTCGAAAAGCAGGGCGTTCGCCTCAAGTACGGTAGGCTCCTCAAACTTTATCACGTGGGACTGTTCTTCAACAACTTCATGCCGGGTAACGTCGGCGGTGACGTCAAGAAGGTTTACGATATCCGCATGCAGGGCGGACAAGATACGGTTGGCGCGGGCTTTACGGCGACGGTGTTTGACCGCTTGTTTGGACTTTTCTTTATCACATTGTTTGCTCTTGGCGTGGGCGCCTTGTTCTTTATTCACGATCCAGAACAGCGTGCGTTCATGTGGCCGTCCGTCTGGATTTTCCTCGGCTTCTGTGTGATGTTTGCAGGGCTTTTGAGCCGTCGCATTGGCCGCTTCTTTTGCCGCATGGCGGGGAAGGTATTGCCCGAGAAATTTGAAACGCGACTCCTCCGCATGTTTGACCGTTTCCAAAAATTCCGCTCCAAGAAACTCTGGATCAACATCATTTGCCTTTCGATGGTCACTCAGTCGCTCCGCATCTTTGTGCATTTTTTCTGTGGCATTGCAGTGGGTGTGAACCTATCGATGTCGTGGTACTTCTATTACATTCCGCTAGTCGCCATTGTGAGTGCGCTCCCGATTTCGATTGGCGGTTTTGGTCCACGTGAATTTTTGGCACAGTCGCTTTTTGCGCGTGCAGGCGTGCCTGGACTTGAATCGGTTGTGATTCAGTTGCTCGCTTATTTTGTAAGTTTGATTTTGAGCTTGTTTGGTGCGGTCGCCTTTTTGGTGGGGCAGAAGCCTGTACCGGCAGAACCCGCAAAGAACGCTCAATAG
- a CDS encoding class I SAM-dependent methyltransferase, whose amino-acid sequence MSIKEPDQSVWNRFWQRKNDMDKVYPSSPSIIEAIKKNFKLEGLKVLEVGAGTGRDSAELARLGADVYVLDFADNSLKIVNSLRESEGLKNLHLVRGDAFKSPFPDNTFDLVFHQGLAEHFKDSLPLLQENFRIVKRGGCCLCDVPQTVHPYTIIKHILIALDKWFAGWEKQFTMGQLKTLMRDAGFECVYAYGDWMRPNLYYRILRELCFKFGIELPKYPLDGTAYQKIKDKILDSLQSVPVMHYTQLCIGVIGRKP is encoded by the coding sequence ATGTCTATTAAAGAGCCCGATCAATCCGTATGGAACCGTTTTTGGCAGCGCAAGAACGACATGGACAAGGTCTATCCGTCTTCGCCGTCTATTATAGAAGCTATTAAGAAGAATTTTAAGCTCGAGGGCCTGAAGGTGCTTGAGGTCGGTGCAGGTACCGGCCGCGATAGTGCCGAACTCGCTCGTTTGGGTGCCGATGTCTATGTGCTCGATTTTGCCGACAATAGCTTGAAAATTGTCAATTCGCTCCGCGAGAGTGAAGGTCTCAAGAATTTGCACTTGGTTCGTGGCGATGCTTTCAAGTCCCCGTTCCCGGACAACACTTTTGACTTGGTGTTCCATCAGGGCTTGGCCGAACATTTCAAGGATTCGCTCCCGCTCTTGCAAGAGAACTTCCGCATCGTCAAGCGTGGCGGTTGCTGCCTTTGCGATGTGCCGCAGACTGTCCACCCGTATACGATTATCAAGCATATCTTGATTGCGCTCGACAAGTGGTTTGCCGGTTGGGAAAAGCAGTTCACGATGGGTCAGCTCAAGACGCTTATGCGTGACGCTGGTTTTGAATGTGTTTATGCTTATGGCGACTGGATGCGCCCGAATCTTTACTACCGCATTCTGCGTGAACTCTGCTTTAAGTTCGGTATTGAACTCCCGAAGTATCCGCTCGATGGAACTGCTTACCAGAAGATTAAGGACAAGATTTTGGATAGCCTCCAGTCCGTGCCGGTGATGCACTACACGCAGCTCTGCATCGGCGTGATCGGTCGTAAGCCTTAG
- a CDS encoding histidine phosphatase family protein, translating to MKRLSAKYFVGALLAGLCVFVGCGDDSSDPVSATPGQSYVSSSSDASLPVNQSSSSVVSPVSSSSLLIDPSVSSSSVLVNPGVSSSSAVTPTPTSSAGEIPPGTEFYTFETNPAALGLVPDADGFYDAGDVYKAVPKTSKIAFVLRHSKRSKTNTGKNSPLTPIGIQMAQTLGTKLAGDEPFYYASTDFVRTRETCTNVAIGRGEGEVDVVTWDEGINGSYFLTVPSDTLDALVAKKGGNPRYIAMYAYGEPFPTVANLNVILPTYFHDFFQRGNQFINEVIVANMPSWKRVSVLVSHDMLVAPLIILVSKRTVDLRIYEETNHWVNYISGIAVIVDEAGAVMALPVRGDEVGWMRPRDEVDEGV from the coding sequence ATGAAAAGACTTTCCGCCAAGTATTTTGTGGGTGCCCTTTTGGCTGGGCTTTGTGTTTTTGTCGGTTGTGGCGATGATTCGTCTGATCCGGTTTCTGCTACGCCAGGTCAGAGCTATGTATCTTCTTCGAGCGATGCTTCGCTGCCTGTAAATCAGTCTTCTTCTAGCGTTGTTTCCCCGGTTTCTAGTTCTTCTCTTTTGATTGATCCGAGCGTTTCCAGTTCCTCGGTTCTCGTGAATCCGGGTGTGTCGAGTTCGTCTGCGGTAACACCTACTCCGACGTCGAGCGCTGGTGAAATTCCGCCTGGCACGGAATTCTATACTTTTGAAACGAATCCGGCTGCTCTTGGACTTGTTCCGGATGCCGATGGTTTCTACGATGCTGGCGATGTCTATAAGGCTGTGCCCAAGACCAGTAAGATTGCGTTTGTGCTTCGCCATTCCAAGCGCTCCAAGACGAATACGGGCAAGAATTCCCCGTTGACTCCGATTGGTATTCAAATGGCGCAGACTCTCGGAACAAAGCTTGCGGGCGATGAACCGTTCTATTATGCATCTACGGACTTTGTGCGTACTCGTGAAACTTGCACGAACGTTGCAATCGGCCGTGGTGAAGGTGAAGTTGATGTTGTCACTTGGGACGAAGGCATCAACGGTAGTTATTTCTTGACGGTCCCCTCAGATACTTTGGATGCTCTTGTTGCCAAGAAGGGCGGCAATCCGAGATATATCGCCATGTATGCTTATGGTGAACCGTTCCCGACGGTTGCCAATCTCAATGTCATTCTTCCGACGTATTTCCATGACTTCTTCCAGCGCGGAAATCAGTTCATCAACGAAGTTATCGTTGCCAATATGCCTTCTTGGAAGCGCGTGAGCGTTCTTGTAAGCCATGACATGTTGGTGGCTCCGCTTATTATTTTGGTGTCAAAAAGAACCGTTGATTTGAGAATTTACGAAGAAACGAACCATTGGGTCAACTACATTTCGGGCATCGCAGTGATTGTTGATGAAGCGGGTGCTGTGATGGCTCTTCCGGTTCGTGGTGATGAAGTGGGCTGGATGCGCCCGAGAGACGAAGTCGACGAAGGTGTCTAA
- a CDS encoding NAD(P)H-binding protein translates to MKVALLGSTGLIGKSVAQLLSRLDDVESVFCPVRSVPDLNALGIFNGISKFNFEAVDFDALLSARPEEQWASSVCKNFAGCDAVICCLGTTLKQAGSKPAQEKVDLRLPLTLAALAKRQGVKHFLCVSAMGANSNSPFFYNRLKGQLEEGLTMMGFDSLTLVRPSLLLGKHKDKRFGEELMQKLFGAHPEWVPAHFRPVPAETVAAHLVANMLKPPVDHVCAADGVKGKRIIYNRQLREL, encoded by the coding sequence ATGAAAGTCGCTCTTCTTGGCTCCACAGGACTTATCGGGAAGAGCGTCGCTCAGTTGCTTTCCCGTTTAGATGACGTGGAATCTGTTTTTTGCCCGGTGCGTTCGGTCCCAGACTTGAATGCGCTGGGCATTTTTAATGGCATATCGAAGTTTAATTTTGAGGCGGTGGATTTTGATGCTCTTTTGAGTGCTCGGCCCGAAGAGCAATGGGCGTCTAGCGTTTGCAAGAACTTTGCTGGTTGCGACGCCGTGATTTGCTGCCTGGGGACGACGCTCAAACAGGCGGGGAGTAAACCCGCTCAAGAAAAGGTCGATTTGCGTTTGCCGCTCACGCTTGCAGCTTTGGCAAAGCGTCAGGGTGTCAAGCATTTCCTGTGCGTGAGTGCCATGGGGGCAAATTCGAATTCGCCGTTCTTCTATAACCGCCTGAAGGGGCAACTTGAAGAAGGCCTTACGATGATGGGCTTCGATAGCCTGACGCTCGTGCGTCCGTCACTGCTTCTTGGCAAACATAAGGACAAGCGCTTTGGCGAAGAGCTGATGCAAAAGCTTTTCGGGGCGCACCCGGAATGGGTGCCGGCGCATTTCCGTCCGGTGCCTGCAGAGACGGTTGCCGCGCATCTCGTGGCGAACATGCTCAAGCCTCCCGTGGACCACGTTTGCGCAGCCGATGGTGTAAAAGGCAAGCGCATTATCTATAACCGTCAACTTCGCGAATTGTAA